The following are from one region of the Nocardioides marmotae genome:
- the thrB gene encoding homoserine kinase: protein MTRFVGGPVRVSVPATSANLGPGFDSLGLALDLRDVLEGEVLAEGLVVEVTGAGAEAVPLDESHLVVCAMRTAFEALGAQPPGLRLRCENVVPHARGLGSSSAAIVGGLVLARALVADGAAVLDDAALFELAARMEGHPDNVSPALHGGFTISGHDDDGFWTVRSPVDPRISVVVLVPPDGVATEVARGLLPDRVPHADAAADAGRTALLVAALAGRPEHLLRATRDYLHQDQRRPAMPASLALVDALRTDGVPAVVSGAGPTVLAFVDGPEARDRLLGRCPEGWVAHALAISDDGARVVG from the coding sequence GTGACCCGGTTCGTCGGCGGGCCGGTGCGCGTGAGCGTCCCGGCCACCTCGGCCAACCTCGGCCCCGGCTTCGACAGCCTGGGCCTGGCCCTGGACCTGCGCGACGTGCTCGAGGGCGAGGTGCTCGCCGAGGGGCTCGTCGTCGAGGTGACCGGAGCCGGCGCGGAGGCGGTGCCGCTCGACGAGTCGCACCTGGTCGTCTGCGCGATGCGCACCGCCTTCGAGGCGCTCGGTGCCCAGCCGCCGGGGCTCCGCCTGCGCTGCGAGAACGTCGTGCCGCACGCCCGCGGCCTCGGCTCGTCCTCGGCGGCGATCGTCGGCGGCCTGGTGTTGGCCCGCGCGCTGGTCGCGGACGGCGCGGCCGTGCTCGACGACGCCGCCCTCTTCGAGCTGGCCGCCCGCATGGAGGGCCACCCCGACAACGTCTCGCCGGCGCTGCACGGCGGCTTCACCATCTCCGGGCACGACGACGACGGCTTCTGGACCGTCCGCTCGCCGGTCGACCCGCGGATCTCGGTCGTCGTCCTCGTCCCGCCGGACGGCGTCGCGACCGAGGTCGCCCGCGGGCTGCTGCCCGACCGGGTCCCGCACGCGGACGCGGCCGCGGACGCCGGGCGCACGGCTCTCCTGGTCGCGGCCCTCGCCGGCCGGCCCGAGCACCTGCTGCGCGCGACCCGCGACTACCTCCACCAGGACCAGCGCCGCCCCGCGATGCCGGCCTCGCTGGCGCTCGTCGACGCGCTGCGGACCGACGGCGTCCCGGCCGTCGTCTCCGGCGCCGGCCCCACGGTGCTCGCCTTCGTCGACGGTCCCGAGGCGCGCGACCGGCTGCTCGGCCGCTGCCCCGAGGGATGGGTCGCCCACGCGCTCGCGATCAGCGACGACGGCGCCCGGGTGGTCGGGTAG
- the thrC gene encoding threonine synthase translates to MSTRTATHQWRGVIEEYRDLLEIPAGTPAVTLREGGTPLVHSAWLSGITGAEVWLKVEGNNPTGSFKDRGMTAAISVAKADGAQAVVCASTGNTSASMAAYAAKAGLKPLVLVPEGKIAAGKMAQAIMHGGQVIMVRGNFDDCLALARQLAWDYPVALVNSVNPVRLEGQKTAAFEIVDFLGDAPDYHLLPVGNAGNIAAYWLGYNQYADLGMATKKPVMRGFQAEGAAPLVTGEPFPDPETKATAIRIGNPASWKLAEAARNESDGRFAAVSDDAILAAQRELACRDGVFVEPASAAGVAGLLQELAAGESYAGSTVAITVTGHGLKDTATALEGYAASGHSVVDTVIDADVSAAAEAAGLR, encoded by the coding sequence GTGAGCACGCGCACCGCCACGCACCAGTGGCGCGGGGTCATCGAGGAGTACCGCGACCTCCTGGAGATCCCCGCGGGCACGCCCGCGGTCACCCTCCGCGAGGGCGGCACGCCCCTGGTCCACTCCGCCTGGCTCTCCGGGATCACCGGGGCAGAGGTGTGGCTCAAGGTCGAGGGCAACAACCCGACCGGGTCCTTCAAGGACCGCGGCATGACCGCCGCGATCTCGGTCGCCAAGGCCGACGGCGCGCAGGCGGTCGTCTGCGCCTCGACCGGCAACACCTCGGCGTCGATGGCGGCGTACGCCGCGAAGGCCGGCCTCAAGCCGCTCGTGCTGGTCCCCGAGGGCAAGATCGCGGCCGGCAAGATGGCCCAGGCGATCATGCACGGCGGCCAGGTGATCATGGTCCGCGGCAACTTCGACGACTGCCTGGCCCTGGCCCGCCAGCTGGCCTGGGACTACCCGGTCGCGCTCGTGAACTCGGTCAACCCGGTGCGCCTGGAGGGGCAGAAGACCGCCGCCTTCGAGATCGTCGACTTCCTCGGCGACGCGCCCGACTACCACCTGCTGCCGGTGGGCAACGCCGGCAACATCGCGGCGTACTGGCTGGGCTACAACCAGTACGCCGACCTCGGCATGGCCACGAAGAAGCCGGTCATGCGCGGCTTCCAGGCCGAGGGCGCGGCGCCGCTGGTGACCGGGGAGCCGTTCCCGGACCCCGAGACCAAGGCGACCGCGATCCGGATCGGCAACCCCGCCTCGTGGAAGCTCGCCGAGGCCGCGCGCAACGAGTCCGACGGCCGGTTCGCCGCGGTCAGCGACGACGCGATCCTGGCCGCGCAGCGCGAGCTCGCCTGCCGCGACGGCGTCTTCGTCGAGCCGGCCTCCGCCGCCGGCGTCGCCGGTCTGCTCCAGGAGCTCGCGGCGGGGGAGTCCTACGCCGGCAGCACGGTCGCCATCACCGTCACCGGCCACGGGCTCAAGGACACCGCGACCGCGCTCGAGGGGTACGCCGCCAGCGGGCACAGCGTCGTCGACACCGTCATCGACGCGGACGTCAGCGCGGCGGCCGAGGCCGCCGGCCTGAGGTGA
- a CDS encoding homoserine dehydrogenase: MEGDKRPDKLRVAVLGCGSVGSQVVRLLQEQAGDLAARVGVPVELAGVAVRRLDAPREVEVPADLLTTDAVGLVSRDDVDLVVEVIGGIEPARSLILTALENGASVVSANKALLAEDGPTLFEAAEKAGRDLYYEAAVAGAIPILRPLRESLAGDRVTRVLGIVNGTTNFILDKMDTSGAGFTEALEEAQELGYAEADPTADVEGFDAAAKAAILASLAFHSRVTASDVYREGISEVTAADVQSARDMGAVVKLLAICELREGEGGEEAVAVRVHPAMIPRSHPLASVREAYNAVFVESEAAGQLMFYGPGAGGSPTASAVLGDLVTVARNRLAGTRGAGESAYADRAVLPMGETRTRYHVAIDVDDRAGVLAAVATAFAEHGVSIQTVRQEGRDDDAQLVVVSHESTDAQLSATVAHLRDMEIVREVTSIMRVEGEHE, encoded by the coding sequence ATGGAGGGCGACAAGCGACCCGACAAGCTCCGGGTGGCGGTGCTCGGCTGCGGCTCGGTGGGTTCGCAGGTGGTGCGGCTGCTCCAGGAGCAGGCCGGCGACCTGGCGGCCCGGGTGGGCGTGCCGGTCGAGCTGGCCGGCGTCGCGGTGCGACGGCTGGACGCGCCGCGCGAGGTCGAGGTGCCGGCGGACCTGCTGACCACCGACGCGGTGGGCCTGGTCAGCCGCGACGACGTCGACCTGGTCGTGGAGGTGATCGGCGGCATCGAGCCCGCCCGCTCGCTCATCCTGACCGCGCTGGAGAACGGCGCGAGCGTCGTCTCGGCCAACAAGGCCCTGCTCGCCGAGGACGGTCCGACGCTGTTCGAGGCCGCCGAGAAGGCCGGCCGCGACCTCTACTACGAGGCCGCCGTCGCCGGCGCGATCCCGATCCTGCGGCCGCTGCGCGAGTCGCTGGCCGGTGACCGGGTCACCCGCGTGCTGGGCATCGTCAACGGCACCACCAACTTCATTCTCGACAAGATGGACACCTCGGGTGCCGGGTTCACCGAGGCCCTCGAGGAGGCCCAGGAGCTCGGGTACGCCGAGGCCGACCCGACCGCCGACGTGGAGGGCTTCGACGCCGCCGCGAAGGCCGCGATCCTCGCCTCGCTGGCCTTCCACTCCCGGGTGACCGCCTCCGACGTCTACCGCGAGGGCATCTCCGAGGTCACCGCCGCCGACGTGCAGTCGGCCCGCGACATGGGCGCGGTGGTCAAGCTGCTCGCGATCTGCGAGCTGCGCGAGGGCGAGGGCGGCGAGGAGGCCGTGGCCGTCCGCGTGCACCCCGCGATGATCCCGCGCTCCCACCCGCTCGCCTCGGTCCGCGAGGCCTACAACGCGGTGTTCGTGGAGTCCGAGGCCGCCGGCCAGCTGATGTTCTACGGTCCGGGCGCCGGCGGCTCGCCGACGGCCTCCGCGGTCCTCGGCGACCTGGTCACGGTGGCCCGCAACCGCCTCGCCGGCACCCGCGGCGCCGGGGAGTCGGCGTACGCCGACCGCGCCGTGCTGCCGATGGGGGAGACCCGGACGCGCTACCACGTGGCGATCGACGTCGACGACCGCGCCGGCGTGCTGGCCGCGGTGGCCACCGCCTTCGCCGAGCACGGCGTCTCGATCCAGACGGTCCGCCAGGAGGGCCGCGACGACGACGCCCAGCTGGTCGTCGTCTCCCACGAGTCGACCGACGCGCAGCTGAGCGCGACCGTCGCGCACCTGCGCGACATGGAGATCGTCCGCGAGGTCACCTCGATCATGCGGGTGGAAGGGGAGCACGAGTGA
- the lysA gene encoding diaminopimelate decarboxylase, whose translation MTHEAGWAHAPGAFRGPSWLRPPADPNDLVPQLWSTTAHKDDAGVLTVGGVPLTDLVAEHGSPAYVLDEEDFRTRARAFRDAFAAYEVYYAGKAFLSTAVARWVAEEGLSLDVCSGGEMAVAERAGFPMERVGFHGNNKSEAELRRAVRNGVGRIIVDSFTEIERLDRIAAEEGATARVMVRVTAGVEAHTHEYIATAHEDQKFGFSITSGAALEAVRRVAAAGALELRGLHSHIGSQIFDSSGFEVAARRVLALHAAVARELGTEMPEMDLGGGFGIAYTTQDDPADPARLATEMTQIVEHECRALGLAQPALSIEPGRAIVGPSMCTVYEVGTVKAVSLDGGASRAYVSVDGGMSDNIRTALYDADYSCTLASRRSDADPVLGRVVGKHCEAGDIVVKDEFLPGDLAPGDLLAVPGTGAYCRSMASNYNHLLRPPVIAVRDGASRVLVRRETEDDLLATDVGDL comes from the coding sequence ATGACGCACGAAGCAGGGTGGGCCCACGCCCCCGGGGCCTTCCGGGGCCCGTCGTGGCTGCGCCCGCCCGCCGACCCCAACGACCTGGTGCCGCAGCTGTGGTCGACCACGGCGCACAAGGACGACGCGGGGGTGCTGACCGTCGGGGGAGTGCCGCTGACCGACCTGGTCGCCGAGCACGGCTCGCCGGCGTACGTCCTGGACGAGGAGGACTTCCGCACCCGCGCCCGGGCCTTCCGCGACGCGTTCGCGGCCTACGAGGTCTACTACGCGGGCAAGGCGTTCCTCTCCACCGCGGTCGCGCGCTGGGTCGCGGAGGAGGGCCTCTCCCTCGACGTGTGCAGCGGCGGGGAGATGGCGGTCGCCGAGCGCGCCGGCTTCCCGATGGAGCGGGTCGGCTTCCACGGCAACAACAAGTCCGAGGCCGAGCTGCGCCGCGCCGTGCGCAACGGCGTGGGCCGGATCATCGTCGACTCCTTCACCGAGATCGAGCGGCTGGACCGGATCGCCGCCGAGGAGGGCGCGACCGCGCGGGTGATGGTGCGGGTGACCGCGGGCGTCGAGGCCCACACCCACGAGTACATCGCGACCGCGCACGAGGACCAGAAGTTCGGCTTCTCGATCACCTCCGGCGCCGCCCTCGAGGCGGTACGTCGCGTGGCGGCCGCCGGGGCGCTCGAGCTGCGGGGGCTGCACTCCCACATCGGCAGCCAGATCTTCGACTCCTCCGGCTTCGAGGTGGCCGCCCGGCGCGTGCTGGCCCTCCACGCGGCGGTCGCGCGGGAGCTCGGCACCGAGATGCCGGAGATGGACCTCGGCGGCGGCTTCGGGATCGCCTACACCACCCAGGACGACCCGGCCGACCCCGCGCGTCTGGCCACGGAGATGACCCAGATCGTGGAGCACGAGTGCCGCGCGCTGGGCCTCGCGCAGCCGGCGCTGTCGATCGAGCCGGGCCGCGCGATCGTCGGCCCCTCGATGTGCACGGTCTACGAGGTCGGCACGGTCAAGGCGGTCAGCCTCGACGGCGGCGCCTCGCGCGCCTACGTCTCGGTCGACGGCGGGATGAGCGACAACATCCGCACCGCCCTCTACGACGCCGACTACTCCTGCACCCTCGCCTCCCGGCGCTCCGACGCCGACCCGGTGCTCGGTCGCGTGGTCGGCAAGCACTGCGAGGCCGGCGACATCGTGGTCAAGGACGAGTTCCTGCCCGGCGACCTCGCGCCCGGCGACCTGTTGGCGGTCCCCGGGACCGGCGCCTACTGCCGCTCGATGGCCTCCAACTACAACCACCTGCTGCGTCCGCCGGTGATCGCGGTTCGGGACGGGGCGTCGCGCGTCCTCGTCCGGCGGGAGACTGAGGACGACCTGTTGGCAACTGACGTGGGTGATCTGTGA
- the argS gene encoding arginine--tRNA ligase: protein MTPAQLSTTIVAGLTALVEQGALTLPDGVPAEVTVERPRQKGHGDYATNVALQLAKKAGTNPRALGELLAEQLRAADGIAGVEVAGPGFLNISVETGAQGQVAAEIVAAGDSYGHTETLAGQRINVEFISANPTGPLHLGHTRWAVLGDAIGRVLSAAGAEVTREFYINDRGVQMNHFATSIIAAATGQPTPTDGYAGAYIEDLARAVGEAQPGIFDLPEPERLTAVRAKGYELQLAEQQAQLDAFQTHFDVWFSEQSLHESGSVPETLQRLKDLGHVYEEGGALWMRTTDFGDDKDRVLIKSDGELTYFASDTAYYLNKRARGFDHCIYLLGADHHGYVGRLKAMAACVGDDPEKTLDVLIGQLVKILRDGEELRLSKRAGTIVTLQELSEEIGVDALRYSLARYPADSPLTLDVAEITRASNDNPVYYVQYAHARTCRMIENATALGMALPADGAFDPSLLDHERDGALLRALAEFPRVVASAAELREPHRVARYLEAASSVFNKWYDTKECRMLPQGDEPVRPANEARLVLTVATRTVLANGLRLLGVSAPERM, encoded by the coding sequence GTGACTCCCGCACAGCTCTCCACGACCATCGTCGCTGGCCTGACGGCCCTCGTCGAGCAGGGTGCGCTCACCCTGCCCGACGGCGTACCCGCGGAGGTCACCGTGGAGCGACCGCGACAGAAGGGGCACGGCGACTACGCCACCAACGTCGCGCTCCAGCTCGCCAAGAAGGCGGGCACCAACCCGCGCGCCCTCGGCGAGCTGCTCGCCGAGCAGCTGCGCGCCGCCGACGGCATCGCCGGCGTCGAGGTCGCGGGGCCTGGCTTCCTCAACATCAGCGTCGAGACCGGTGCCCAGGGGCAGGTCGCGGCGGAGATCGTCGCGGCGGGGGACTCCTACGGCCACACCGAGACACTCGCCGGGCAGCGGATCAACGTGGAGTTCATCTCCGCGAACCCGACCGGCCCGCTCCACCTCGGCCACACCCGCTGGGCGGTCCTCGGCGACGCGATCGGCCGCGTGCTCTCGGCCGCCGGCGCCGAGGTGACCCGCGAGTTCTACATCAACGACCGCGGCGTGCAGATGAACCACTTCGCCACCTCGATCATCGCGGCCGCGACCGGCCAGCCCACGCCGACCGACGGGTACGCCGGCGCCTACATCGAGGACCTCGCCCGCGCCGTCGGCGAGGCGCAGCCGGGGATCTTCGACCTGCCCGAGCCCGAGCGGCTCACGGCGGTCCGCGCCAAGGGCTACGAGCTGCAGCTGGCCGAGCAGCAGGCGCAGCTCGACGCGTTCCAGACCCACTTCGACGTGTGGTTCTCCGAGCAGTCCCTCCACGAGAGCGGCTCGGTCCCCGAGACCCTGCAGCGGCTCAAGGACCTCGGCCACGTCTACGAGGAGGGCGGTGCGCTCTGGATGCGCACCACCGACTTCGGCGACGACAAGGACCGCGTCCTGATCAAGTCCGACGGCGAGCTGACGTACTTCGCCTCCGACACCGCCTACTACCTCAACAAGCGGGCGCGGGGCTTCGACCACTGCATCTACCTGCTCGGCGCCGACCACCACGGCTACGTCGGCCGGCTCAAGGCGATGGCCGCGTGCGTCGGCGACGACCCGGAGAAGACGCTGGACGTGCTGATCGGCCAGCTGGTCAAGATCCTGCGCGACGGCGAGGAGCTGCGGCTCTCCAAGCGCGCCGGCACGATCGTGACCCTCCAGGAGCTGTCCGAGGAGATCGGCGTCGACGCGCTGCGCTACTCCCTGGCGCGCTACCCCGCGGACAGCCCGCTGACCCTCGACGTCGCCGAGATCACCCGGGCCTCCAACGACAACCCCGTCTACTACGTGCAGTACGCCCACGCCCGCACCTGCCGGATGATCGAGAACGCCACGGCCCTGGGGATGGCGCTGCCGGCCGACGGCGCGTTCGACCCCTCGCTGCTCGACCACGAGCGCGACGGCGCGCTGCTGCGGGCGCTCGCGGAGTTCCCCCGCGTCGTCGCCTCCGCCGCCGAGCTGCGCGAGCCGCACCGCGTCGCGCGCTACCTCGAGGCCGCCTCCTCGGTGTTCAACAAGTGGTACGACACCAAGGAGTGCCGCATGCTGCCGCAGGGCGACGAGCCGGTGCGCCCGGCCAACGAGGCGCGCCTGGTGCTGACCGTCGCGACCCGCACGGTCCTGGCCAACGGCCTGCGCCTGCTGGGCGTCTCCGCCCCCGAGCGCATGTGA
- a CDS encoding LCP family protein — protein sequence MTAPFRPFRPFRRSVRAGVLALVLATAALVVPDAAVHRTDVLLVQADRAEGVAVRDRDVLWVLAVGSDARPGEKMTRARGDAIQLVGLNTRTGSAVAIGIPRDSWVPIPGHGYGRVNSALTYGGPGLMGRTVGNLVGVQPDYVFVTRFPFFEDMVDDIGGIHVRNPRAFSDENLKPLGFDRGRIKLDGYGAMAFARIRKTLAGGDFDRSANQQRVLRGIQQAVRARADEPGFIERGVLSVLEHMHTDLPPGELFRLGQALAHVDPAKVTTCVVGGSIGNVDGASIVRPFVAQARRYGAAARDDASLRGC from the coding sequence ATGACGGCTCCGTTCCGACCGTTCCGACCGTTCCGGCGCTCGGTGCGCGCCGGCGTCCTCGCGCTGGTGCTGGCGACCGCGGCGCTCGTCGTGCCCGACGCCGCCGTGCACCGCACCGACGTGCTGCTGGTCCAGGCCGACCGCGCCGAGGGCGTGGCGGTCCGCGACCGCGACGTGCTGTGGGTCCTCGCGGTCGGCTCCGACGCCCGGCCCGGCGAGAAGATGACCCGGGCGCGCGGCGACGCCATCCAGCTCGTCGGGCTCAACACCCGCACCGGCTCGGCCGTGGCCATCGGCATTCCCCGCGACTCCTGGGTGCCGATCCCCGGCCACGGCTACGGCCGGGTCAACTCGGCGCTCACCTACGGCGGTCCGGGCCTGATGGGCCGCACCGTCGGCAACCTCGTCGGCGTGCAGCCCGACTACGTCTTCGTGACGCGCTTCCCCTTCTTCGAGGACATGGTCGACGACATCGGCGGCATCCACGTGCGCAACCCGCGTGCGTTCTCCGATGAGAACCTCAAGCCGCTCGGGTTCGACCGTGGCCGGATCAAGCTCGACGGGTACGGCGCCATGGCCTTCGCCCGGATCCGCAAGACGCTCGCCGGGGGCGACTTCGACCGCTCGGCCAACCAGCAGCGCGTGCTGCGCGGCATCCAGCAGGCCGTGCGGGCCCGCGCCGACGAGCCGGGCTTCATCGAGCGTGGCGTGCTGAGCGTCCTGGAGCACATGCACACCGACCTGCCGCCGGGGGAGCTGTTCCGCCTCGGCCAGGCCCTCGCGCACGTCGACCCCGCGAAGGTGACCACCTGCGTGGTCGGCGGCTCCATCGGCAACGTGGACGGCGCCTCGATCGTCCGCCCCTTCGTCGCCCAGGCCCGCCGCTACGGCGCCGCGGCCCGCGACGACGCCTCCCTCCGCGGCTGCTGA